Proteins found in one Myxococcus virescens genomic segment:
- a CDS encoding SLC13 family permease: MALAIFLFTYVFIAGARLPYLKLDRPGGALLGAVLMVVFGVVTPAEVYNHSADANRHAIDADTIVLLLGMMLLAAYMSQASFFRTAGAWAVRRAHTPRRLLLAVTFISAALSAFLVNDTVCLMLTPLVLATVEDARLPPAPYLLAVCMGSNSGSVATFTGNPQNMLIQGASGLSYASFAAYMALPALLSTAVVAAGLLYLFRHDLPVKQFEPNPPPPPVDRGMMVLTLTVLSGVVVAFFAGLPMSWSALAGAALVMALARREPREALERVDWVLLLFFASLFVVVYGVNKHGYAEDIRFLFEPLMAGPPLRETLGFAGLTLVASNLFSNVPFVMLARTWVPTLHDVELGWHVLALGSTLAGNLTLVGSVANLIVFEAARGKVNMSFLRFLRVGLPVTLVSFVVGLSVLLVEHALF, encoded by the coding sequence GTGGCCCTCGCCATCTTCCTGTTCACCTACGTCTTCATCGCCGGTGCGCGCCTTCCGTACCTGAAGCTGGACCGCCCCGGGGGCGCGCTGCTGGGCGCCGTGCTGATGGTCGTCTTCGGCGTCGTCACTCCCGCCGAGGTCTACAACCACAGCGCCGACGCGAACCGTCACGCCATCGACGCGGACACCATCGTCCTCCTGCTGGGGATGATGCTGCTGGCGGCGTACATGTCCCAGGCGTCCTTCTTCCGCACCGCGGGCGCGTGGGCCGTGCGCAGGGCGCACACGCCCCGGCGGTTGCTGCTCGCCGTGACGTTCATCTCGGCCGCGCTGTCCGCGTTCCTGGTGAATGACACCGTGTGCTTGATGCTCACGCCCCTGGTGCTGGCCACCGTGGAGGACGCGCGCCTGCCACCAGCTCCGTACCTGCTCGCGGTGTGCATGGGCAGCAACAGCGGCTCGGTGGCGACCTTCACCGGCAACCCGCAGAACATGCTCATCCAGGGGGCCTCCGGGCTGTCCTACGCCAGCTTCGCGGCGTACATGGCCCTGCCTGCCCTGCTCTCCACTGCGGTGGTCGCCGCCGGACTCCTATACCTGTTCCGGCATGACCTGCCTGTGAAGCAATTCGAGCCCAACCCTCCGCCTCCGCCCGTGGACCGGGGCATGATGGTGCTCACCTTGACGGTGCTGTCCGGGGTTGTCGTGGCCTTCTTCGCCGGGCTGCCCATGAGCTGGAGCGCCCTGGCCGGCGCGGCCCTGGTGATGGCCCTGGCCCGCCGCGAGCCCCGCGAGGCGCTGGAGCGCGTGGACTGGGTGCTGCTGCTCTTCTTCGCCAGCCTGTTCGTGGTCGTCTATGGCGTGAACAAGCACGGCTACGCGGAGGACATCCGCTTCCTGTTCGAGCCCCTCATGGCGGGCCCGCCCCTGCGGGAGACGCTGGGCTTCGCGGGGCTGACGCTGGTGGCGTCCAACCTGTTCAGCAACGTGCCCTTCGTCATGCTGGCGCGGACGTGGGTGCCCACGCTGCACGACGTGGAGCTGGGCTGGCACGTGCTCGCGCTGGGCTCCACGCTGGCGGGGAACCTCACGCTGGTAGGGAGCGTGGCCAACCTCATCGTGTTCGAGGCCGCGCGCGGGAAGGTCAACATGAGCTTCCTCCGCTTCCTCCGCGTGGGCCTCCCGGTGACGCTCGTCAGCTTCGTCGTCGGGCTGAGCGTGCTCCTGGTGGAGCACGCGCTGTTCTGA
- a CDS encoding general secretion pathway protein GspE, translating into MDAGLLSETQLRSALAEQRKWGGKLGLTLVQMGYVDESSMVHALSRQLAIPTVDLEQHTASAVALQALRADIAERYTVFPIAADPATKTLTVATADPTNVEAFQELAFHCGQRIQVVVSSASSIERAIRRHYHGEVTSTTATPLSFGMDEPTFELAPPAESAPVSMAVRAASATLAQPGRETELTQRVEELTQQVAGLERMVAQQARSLRAMLELLETRGLVTRDDYLAKVR; encoded by the coding sequence ATGGACGCCGGGCTCCTCTCGGAAACCCAGCTCCGCTCCGCCCTCGCGGAACAACGCAAATGGGGCGGCAAGCTGGGCCTCACCCTGGTGCAGATGGGGTACGTGGACGAAAGCTCCATGGTCCACGCCCTGTCGCGGCAGCTCGCCATTCCCACGGTGGATCTGGAGCAGCACACTGCGTCCGCGGTGGCGTTGCAGGCGCTCCGGGCGGACATCGCCGAGCGCTACACCGTCTTCCCCATCGCCGCGGATCCGGCGACGAAGACGCTCACCGTCGCCACCGCCGACCCCACCAACGTGGAGGCGTTCCAGGAGCTGGCCTTCCACTGTGGCCAGCGCATCCAGGTGGTCGTCTCGAGCGCCTCGTCCATCGAGCGCGCCATCCGCCGCCACTACCACGGGGAGGTCACCTCCACGACGGCGACCCCGCTGTCCTTCGGCATGGACGAGCCCACCTTCGAGCTGGCGCCCCCGGCCGAAAGCGCTCCCGTGTCGATGGCCGTGCGCGCGGCCTCGGCGACCCTGGCGCAGCCCGGCCGTGAGACGGAGCTCACCCAGCGCGTGGAGGAGCTGACGCAGCAGGTGGCGGGGCTGGAGCGGATGGTGGCCCAGCAGGCCCGCTCGCTGCGGGCCATGCTGGAGCTCCTGGAGACGCGCGGCCTGGTGACGCGAGACGACTACCTCGCCAAGGTGCGCTGA
- a CDS encoding cyclic nucleotide-binding domain-containing protein translates to MELRKLKDKASEAFTKGRFSKAAELYEDYCRAEPKDHQSRLRSGDAWVKAGQRDRAISAYQSAAEGFAREGFLPRAIAASKLILELDPAHRGVQQMLADLYARRGTPMGARARGPMSSASSVTVKASSEPAGASRLPETVRASGAAIDVGEAEDTASPAPLEAGGPAVDLSAELPPELLLSTEASTRGTEEVVHSVEVGLASEEGTAGVELTLDLEPVVAASIPPAMAIREPEAPPLATRIPAVQPGGARPATSALPPGLAPRASQRLPAVGAARAPEPAPSAPPRSVSNSGRWQALSSPITAQAAPAGAEAAASSAPPGLRSRRADPPVPAGATALPGHDLSPALGASFRTATRPSSFTELELEADSLLHAVELAAQAGLDRQGLRGTSISDGLEDEIYSLTEEVPPEAGSLDALPTIPLFSDLPRDAFIELFERCPLRRFGPGERIIEQGSHGDAFYVICEGAVRVFRTEEGQRQDIATLEGGTFFGEMALLSGAARTASVESASDDTQLLEISASVLGELSGSHPQVAQALKKFCRQRMLTNVMNTSELFRLFGRKDRRALVERFRSRDVERDTVIIRDGDATDGLYVVLSGEVEVRKDGHLLTQLREGDVFGEISLLQKTPATATVTATRHTTLLRLPRADFDALISSHPQILALISDLSDERLRRTQRVLTEAGVEEDLILV, encoded by the coding sequence ATGGAGTTGCGCAAGCTCAAGGACAAGGCGTCCGAGGCATTCACCAAGGGACGCTTTTCCAAGGCGGCGGAGCTCTACGAGGACTACTGCCGGGCCGAGCCCAAGGACCATCAGTCACGCCTGCGCTCCGGGGATGCCTGGGTGAAGGCGGGGCAGCGGGACCGGGCCATCTCGGCGTATCAATCCGCCGCGGAAGGCTTCGCGCGCGAGGGGTTCCTTCCGCGCGCCATCGCCGCGAGCAAGCTCATCCTCGAGCTGGACCCCGCGCACCGTGGCGTGCAGCAGATGCTCGCGGACCTGTACGCGCGCCGGGGAACGCCCATGGGCGCACGGGCCCGGGGGCCGATGAGCAGCGCGTCGTCCGTGACGGTGAAGGCGTCCTCCGAGCCTGCTGGGGCGTCGCGCCTGCCCGAGACAGTGCGCGCGTCCGGCGCCGCCATTGATGTGGGGGAGGCAGAGGACACTGCTTCGCCAGCCCCGTTGGAGGCCGGCGGTCCCGCGGTGGACCTGTCCGCGGAGCTGCCTCCAGAGCTGTTGTTGTCCACCGAGGCGTCCACGCGTGGCACCGAAGAAGTCGTCCACTCAGTCGAGGTAGGACTGGCGTCGGAAGAGGGGACCGCTGGCGTGGAGTTGACGCTGGACCTGGAGCCCGTCGTGGCGGCCTCAATCCCGCCCGCGATGGCCATCCGTGAGCCAGAAGCGCCGCCGCTCGCGACCCGGATTCCCGCTGTTCAACCCGGAGGTGCGCGTCCGGCGACGAGCGCGTTGCCGCCAGGACTGGCACCCCGCGCGTCGCAGCGGCTGCCCGCGGTGGGCGCTGCTCGCGCGCCCGAACCCGCGCCGTCCGCACCGCCACGGTCCGTCTCGAACAGCGGCCGCTGGCAAGCCCTGTCGTCGCCCATCACCGCGCAGGCCGCGCCCGCCGGTGCTGAAGCCGCGGCCTCCTCCGCGCCCCCAGGACTGCGGTCGCGCCGTGCCGACCCACCGGTCCCCGCGGGCGCCACCGCGCTCCCGGGCCACGACCTGTCACCCGCGCTGGGCGCCTCCTTCCGGACGGCGACGCGTCCGTCCTCCTTCACCGAGTTGGAGCTGGAAGCCGACTCCCTGTTGCACGCGGTGGAGCTGGCCGCGCAGGCGGGCTTGGATCGACAAGGCCTGAGGGGCACGTCCATCAGCGACGGCCTCGAGGATGAGATCTACAGCCTGACCGAGGAAGTCCCTCCCGAAGCGGGTTCCCTGGACGCGCTGCCCACGATCCCGCTCTTCTCGGATCTGCCTCGCGACGCCTTCATCGAGCTGTTCGAGCGCTGCCCGCTGCGCCGCTTCGGCCCGGGCGAGCGAATCATCGAGCAGGGAAGCCACGGAGATGCCTTCTACGTCATCTGCGAGGGCGCGGTGCGCGTCTTCCGGACGGAGGAGGGCCAGCGCCAGGACATCGCGACGCTCGAAGGAGGCACCTTCTTCGGAGAGATGGCCCTGCTGTCCGGCGCGGCGCGCACGGCCTCGGTGGAGTCCGCGTCCGACGACACCCAGCTCCTGGAGATCTCCGCCAGCGTGCTCGGCGAGCTCTCGGGAAGCCACCCGCAGGTGGCCCAGGCCCTGAAGAAGTTCTGCCGGCAGCGCATGCTGACGAACGTGATGAACACGTCGGAGCTGTTCCGCCTCTTCGGGCGGAAGGACCGGCGCGCGCTCGTGGAGCGCTTCCGCTCCCGGGACGTGGAGCGTGACACCGTCATCATCCGTGACGGCGACGCGACGGACGGCCTCTACGTGGTCCTGTCCGGCGAGGTGGAGGTTCGCAAGGACGGCCACCTGCTGACGCAGCTCCGGGAAGGGGACGTGTTCGGAGAGATTTCCCTGCTCCAGAAGACGCCTGCCACCGCGACCGTCACCGCCACCCGGCACACCACGCTGCTGCGGTTGCCGCGCGCCGACTTCGACGCGCTCATCTCCAGCCATCCGCAGATCCTGGCCCTGATCTCCGACCTGAGCGACGAACGGCTCCGGCGCACGCAGCGCGTGCTGACCGAAGCCGGCGTCGAGGAAGACCTCATCCTCGTCTGA
- a CDS encoding HEAT repeat domain-containing protein → MRTGARPLILALALLLGCNGSRDQLLADLQSPRPEVRALAVKKLAGQGNPDDLVLFTRAAKDFAAIVRAEAAVALGESQDARVVDLLGELLEDQDEEVQGRAAMALSKVNNEKAKAYLTLQYGRRGRATRQVIVQALKNANVPGAMAEVVAAEARSQWDRNQLALTEGALPERVGAAEELGKSGRPDAVNRLLPLVRDSQVILAAAAVRGLGDAGDKRAVSPIALLLEENFPELRESAIHALMKLQDPVATQRLQLVAVEKSAVSPLAIDAIVSFPRTPQTDAALCAIVMEGAPAEALVAGRSMRSRGGCPVDAIGERLARPATAASGLQAVEGLGPAALPLLGKVVPWLSHPDATLRLLAVEAVAEVGDASVVPALQKLYEQEVKGLEALRADWVTQALPEKFGVGFDPSTMPPPPSTPGLKDDRPSRHADLLGRVKELNAARVRESGRDVVRHRVPTELYDDVAPERLVPLATLLRALGALKAPGALELLTGYTQDSSAALRVAALVGLARLGPEGVNVAKAGLVEPDRDLQKALAQALAEAGEAGQAALIEVLPKMGSEKLLVLDALTRAGAVPGSASAQLQAVVREGGPEAALAAALLGRIQAKDAVPTLVKALDEPNSVARRDVLLALGSIGDAQAADAVAKDLFHDLPEIRAAAASSLRKLGSAEHADQLEALKADYFRTVREAAGAAPASASTASEGAR, encoded by the coding sequence ATGCGAACCGGCGCACGCCCCCTCATTCTCGCACTTGCCCTGCTCCTCGGCTGCAACGGCAGCAGGGACCAGCTTCTCGCGGACCTTCAGAGTCCTCGTCCGGAGGTCCGCGCTCTCGCGGTGAAGAAGCTGGCCGGGCAGGGCAACCCGGATGACCTCGTCCTCTTCACCCGCGCGGCGAAGGACTTCGCCGCCATCGTCCGGGCCGAGGCCGCCGTGGCGCTGGGAGAGAGCCAGGACGCCCGCGTCGTGGACCTCCTGGGCGAATTGCTCGAGGACCAGGACGAAGAGGTCCAGGGCCGCGCCGCCATGGCGCTGTCCAAGGTGAACAACGAAAAGGCCAAGGCGTACCTCACGCTCCAGTACGGACGGCGGGGCCGGGCCACGCGTCAGGTCATCGTCCAGGCCCTGAAGAACGCCAACGTTCCGGGGGCCATGGCGGAGGTGGTCGCCGCCGAGGCCCGCTCCCAGTGGGACCGCAACCAGCTCGCGTTGACCGAAGGCGCGTTGCCCGAGCGCGTGGGCGCCGCCGAGGAGCTGGGCAAGAGCGGCCGTCCCGACGCCGTCAACCGGCTGCTGCCCTTGGTTCGCGACAGCCAGGTCATCCTCGCCGCCGCCGCCGTGCGCGGGCTGGGTGACGCCGGCGACAAGCGCGCGGTGAGCCCCATCGCGCTGCTGCTGGAGGAGAACTTCCCCGAGCTGCGCGAGTCCGCCATCCACGCCCTGATGAAGCTTCAGGATCCGGTGGCCACGCAGCGCCTCCAGTTGGTGGCGGTGGAGAAGAGCGCCGTCAGCCCGCTGGCCATCGACGCCATCGTGTCCTTCCCCCGAACGCCGCAGACGGATGCTGCGCTGTGCGCCATCGTCATGGAGGGCGCACCGGCGGAGGCGCTCGTCGCGGGCCGGAGCATGCGCTCACGCGGCGGCTGTCCGGTGGACGCCATTGGCGAGCGGCTGGCACGTCCGGCCACGGCCGCCAGTGGCCTCCAGGCCGTCGAGGGGCTGGGACCCGCGGCGCTGCCGCTGCTCGGCAAGGTGGTGCCGTGGCTGAGCCATCCCGACGCCACGCTGCGCCTGCTCGCGGTGGAGGCCGTGGCGGAGGTGGGGGATGCCTCCGTGGTGCCCGCGTTGCAGAAGCTCTACGAGCAGGAGGTCAAGGGACTGGAAGCGCTGCGCGCCGACTGGGTGACCCAAGCGCTCCCAGAGAAGTTCGGCGTGGGGTTCGACCCTTCGACCATGCCGCCCCCCCCGTCGACGCCTGGCCTGAAGGATGATCGGCCGTCGCGGCACGCGGACCTGCTGGGGCGGGTGAAGGAGCTCAATGCTGCCCGGGTGCGTGAGTCCGGGCGGGACGTGGTGCGGCACCGCGTGCCCACCGAGCTGTACGACGACGTGGCGCCGGAGCGGCTGGTGCCGCTGGCGACGCTGCTGCGAGCGTTGGGGGCGCTGAAGGCGCCCGGCGCCCTGGAGCTGCTCACCGGCTACACCCAGGATTCCAGCGCCGCGCTGCGCGTGGCGGCCCTGGTGGGACTGGCGCGGCTGGGCCCCGAGGGCGTCAACGTGGCCAAGGCCGGGCTCGTCGAGCCGGACCGCGACCTGCAAAAGGCCCTGGCCCAGGCGCTGGCGGAGGCCGGCGAGGCGGGGCAGGCCGCGCTCATCGAAGTGCTGCCGAAGATGGGGAGCGAGAAGCTGCTGGTGTTGGATGCGCTCACGCGCGCCGGCGCGGTGCCGGGCTCCGCTTCCGCGCAGCTCCAGGCCGTGGTGCGCGAAGGTGGACCGGAAGCGGCGCTCGCGGCAGCCCTGCTGGGACGGATTCAGGCGAAGGACGCCGTGCCCACGCTGGTGAAGGCGCTGGACGAGCCCAACAGCGTGGCCCGCCGCGACGTGCTGCTGGCGCTGGGGAGCATCGGCGACGCGCAGGCGGCGGACGCGGTGGCCAAGGACCTGTTCCACGACCTGCCCGAGATTCGCGCCGCGGCGGCCTCGTCGCTCCGGAAGCTGGGCAGCGCCGAGCACGCGGACCAGCTGGAGGCCCTCAAGGCGGACTACTTCCGGACGGTGCGTGAGGCCGCGGGCGCCGCACCGGCGTCCGCGAGCACCGCGTCGGAGGGTGCTCGCTGA
- a CDS encoding pseudouridine synthase: MAAERLQKYLARAGVASRRHAEELITAGRVAVNNKTVTELGSRVEPGTDLVTVDGTLVTPPDESSYFLLYKPVGVVTTLSDPQGRPTVANYVEETGKRLFPVGRLDYDAEGALLFTDDGALAHKLTHPSFQVPRTYLAKVKGAPDTATLDKLRGGVRLEDGMATPVSVSVFEAAERNTWLKIVVAEGRPHLIKRLCAAVGHPVVRLFRPSYAGVGVEGLRPGELRPLKTSEVELLNAVSDGKAAPPTGELRLPPRRHGRAAPGFDSDDEAELSMDDDAPVAAKPARKAPARAAKAASAGGSSLARFGRPKAGSAEGKPARRSFGGDEGAPRGRSFGGDKAGAPRGRSFGGDEGRPARRSFGGDEGKPARRSFGGDEGRPARRSFGGDEGKPARRSFGGDEGRPARRSFGGDEGKPARRSFGGDEGRPARRSFGGDEGKPARRSFGSDEGRPARRSFGGDEGKPARRSFGGDEGKPARRSFGGDEGRPARRSFGGDEGAPRGRSFGGDKAGAPRSRGPGRSFGGDAGSGPRSRDTGARGAGRAFGGAGGARRSFGGDEGGAPKSRGAGRPERREWSAGGDAAPRTRAPRAGGEGRPERKSWGAGGGASRAPRGEGRPYSPRSGGAGAGRPERREWKPRAEGADAPRGRGGPRREGSEGGRPARSTWTPTDESGNPRERVVRAGARKGPPAEKSGGFQDWGKKKERASAPSWSNERPRGGAGRPPPRGPRRPR, encoded by the coding sequence ATGGCGGCCGAACGACTACAGAAGTACCTGGCCCGCGCGGGAGTTGCTTCGCGCCGGCATGCAGAAGAGCTGATTACCGCGGGCCGCGTCGCGGTGAACAACAAGACGGTGACGGAGCTGGGCAGCCGGGTGGAGCCCGGTACCGACCTGGTGACGGTGGACGGGACGCTCGTCACGCCTCCGGATGAATCCTCCTACTTCCTGCTCTACAAGCCCGTGGGCGTCGTGACGACGCTGTCGGACCCGCAGGGCCGGCCCACGGTGGCCAACTACGTGGAAGAGACGGGCAAGCGCCTGTTCCCGGTGGGCCGGCTGGACTACGACGCCGAAGGCGCGCTGCTGTTCACGGATGATGGGGCGCTGGCGCACAAGCTGACGCACCCCAGCTTCCAGGTGCCGCGCACCTACCTGGCGAAGGTGAAGGGCGCTCCGGACACGGCCACGCTGGACAAGCTGCGCGGCGGCGTGCGGCTCGAGGACGGCATGGCCACGCCGGTGTCGGTGAGCGTGTTCGAGGCGGCGGAGCGGAACACCTGGCTGAAGATTGTCGTGGCGGAAGGACGCCCGCACCTCATCAAGCGGCTGTGCGCGGCGGTGGGGCACCCGGTGGTGCGCCTGTTCCGTCCGTCCTACGCCGGCGTGGGCGTGGAAGGCCTGCGCCCCGGTGAGCTGCGCCCGCTCAAGACGAGCGAGGTGGAGCTGCTGAACGCGGTGTCGGATGGCAAGGCCGCGCCGCCGACGGGGGAGCTGCGGCTGCCTCCGCGCCGGCATGGCCGGGCGGCTCCGGGCTTCGACTCGGACGATGAGGCGGAGCTGTCCATGGATGATGATGCGCCCGTGGCCGCCAAGCCCGCGCGCAAGGCGCCGGCCCGTGCGGCCAAGGCCGCGTCCGCGGGTGGTTCGAGCCTGGCGCGTTTCGGTCGGCCCAAGGCGGGTTCGGCCGAGGGCAAGCCCGCGCGCCGTTCGTTCGGTGGCGATGAGGGCGCGCCGCGTGGCCGTTCCTTCGGCGGTGACAAGGCTGGCGCGCCGCGTGGCCGCTCATTCGGTGGTGACGAGGGTAGGCCCGCGCGCCGCTCCTTCGGCGGTGACGAGGGCAAGCCCGCGCGTCGTTCCTTCGGCGGTGATGAGGGCAGGCCCGCGCGCCGTTCCTTCGGTGGTGACGAGGGCAAGCCCGCGCGCCGTTCCTTCGGCGGTGACGAGGGCAGGCCCGCGCGCCGTTCCTTCGGTGGTGACGAGGGCAAGCCCGCGCGCCGTTCCTTCGGCGGTGATGAGGGCAGGCCCGCGCGCCGTTCCTTCGGTGGTGACGAGGGCAAGCCCGCACGCCGCTCCTTCGGCAGTGACGAGGGCAGGCCCGCGCGCCGTTCCTTTGGTGGTGACGAGGGCAAGCCCGCGCGCCGCTCCTTTGGTGGTGACGAGGGCAAGCCCGCGCGCCGCTCCTTCGGCGGTGACGAGGGCAGGCCCGCACGCCGTTCGTTCGGTGGCGATGAGGGCGCACCGCGCGGCCGTTCCTTCGGCGGTGACAAGGCAGGCGCTCCTCGGAGCCGTGGTCCGGGCCGCTCCTTCGGCGGCGATGCGGGCAGCGGTCCGCGGAGCCGTGACACGGGCGCTCGCGGTGCGGGGCGCGCATTCGGTGGTGCCGGCGGCGCCCGTCGCTCCTTTGGCGGTGACGAGGGCGGAGCCCCCAAGAGCCGTGGCGCGGGTCGTCCGGAGCGCCGTGAGTGGAGCGCGGGCGGAGACGCCGCGCCGCGGACTCGCGCACCGCGCGCGGGTGGCGAAGGCCGTCCGGAGCGCAAGTCGTGGGGGGCTGGCGGCGGCGCCAGCCGTGCCCCGCGGGGTGAAGGCCGTCCGTACTCGCCCCGTTCCGGAGGCGCGGGTGCGGGCCGCCCGGAGCGCCGTGAGTGGAAGCCTCGCGCCGAAGGGGCAGACGCTCCGCGTGGCCGAGGTGGTCCTCGCCGTGAGGGCTCCGAGGGCGGACGCCCCGCACGCAGCACCTGGACGCCCACCGACGAAAGCGGGAATCCCCGTGAACGCGTCGTCCGGGCCGGGGCTCGCAAGGGTCCTCCCGCCGAGAAGTCCGGCGGATTCCAGGACTGGGGCAAGAAGAAGGAGCGGGCAAGCGCCCCGAGCTGGAGCAATGAGCGTCCCCGAGGCGGCGCGGGCCGGCCGCCTCCCCGGGGGCCTCGCCGTCCGCGTTGA
- the scpB gene encoding SMC-Scp complex subunit ScpB, whose amino-acid sequence MTTGSNGPQDETPEPGTPGGPGPFSEEEIAAVTGPGPADELDELEAASIEEDSDEAPPDLETSFEKLLSKSRKLSTDRIRTVIESVLFVAERPLSVDELYMATGIERELIAEALNQLSGIHRDGISGIVLYEVAGGWQFRTDPHSGEYVRRYLRVKPQRLTRAAVETLAIIAYRQPVTRPEIEDIRGVDCGAVIKALMDRKLVKILGKREEVGRPILYGTSREFLEFFALKDLSALPTLREFHELTQEHREIVEKEDKPAPPAAGTVEALSDPAFTKRMEKSAAASEAALEDLEEAMAAADRTQKVSSSVLDTTPPKPETGDTTGPKPE is encoded by the coding sequence GTGACTACCGGTAGCAACGGACCGCAGGACGAGACTCCCGAACCGGGCACGCCCGGTGGCCCTGGCCCGTTCTCCGAAGAGGAAATCGCTGCTGTCACGGGCCCCGGCCCGGCGGATGAGCTGGACGAGCTGGAAGCGGCCTCCATCGAGGAGGACTCGGACGAGGCGCCTCCGGACCTGGAGACGTCCTTTGAGAAGCTCCTCTCCAAGAGCCGCAAGCTGTCCACGGACCGCATCCGCACCGTCATCGAGAGCGTGCTCTTCGTGGCGGAGCGTCCGCTGTCAGTGGACGAGCTGTACATGGCCACCGGCATCGAGCGGGAGCTCATCGCCGAGGCCCTCAACCAGCTCTCCGGCATCCACCGCGACGGCATCAGCGGCATCGTGCTGTACGAGGTTGCGGGCGGGTGGCAGTTCCGGACGGACCCGCATTCGGGTGAATATGTCCGGCGTTACCTGCGGGTGAAGCCACAGCGGCTGACCCGGGCGGCGGTGGAGACGCTGGCCATCATCGCGTACCGGCAGCCGGTGACCCGGCCAGAAATCGAGGACATCCGCGGCGTGGACTGCGGCGCGGTCATCAAGGCGTTGATGGACCGCAAGCTGGTGAAGATCCTGGGCAAGCGTGAAGAAGTGGGGCGGCCCATCCTCTATGGAACGTCGCGCGAGTTCCTGGAGTTCTTCGCACTGAAGGACCTGTCTGCCCTGCCCACGCTGCGTGAGTTCCACGAGCTGACGCAGGAGCACCGGGAGATCGTCGAGAAGGAAGACAAGCCGGCGCCCCCGGCTGCGGGGACGGTGGAAGCGCTGTCGGACCCGGCATTCACGAAGCGGATGGAGAAGAGCGCGGCGGCCAGTGAAGCCGCGCTAGAGGACCTGGAAGAGGCCATGGCGGCCGCGGACCGGACACAAAAGGTCAGCTCCAGCGTCCTGGACACGACGCCCCCGAAACCCGAGACGGGTGATACGACGGGGCCCAAGCCCGAGTGA
- a CDS encoding segregation and condensation protein A — MSEDRRSPTDEAPREGELPRSPGDNFRIALPNFEGPLDLLLHLIKEHRVDIFDIPLALITEKYLEHLERMREINLDIAGEFLVMASTLAHLKSRMLLPRQDVVSAQEGAEVLAVAEETEDPRAELVRRLLEYQKYKDAAEQLATQDLLGRDVFARNVPVEAVPIPEEEVGLQEFSVLKLVEALDRVLERLQPKLQHEVVRERVTLSEAILRVVERLRPHGQVLFESLFTEEETPSRQEVVITFLAILEMVKRRLIRVVQDEPLGPILLLPNGDALEKLAPTEVDDSDYR; from the coding sequence GTGAGTGAGGACCGTCGCTCGCCGACCGATGAGGCCCCTCGTGAAGGGGAGTTGCCGCGGAGTCCTGGCGACAACTTCCGCATCGCGTTGCCCAATTTCGAAGGTCCGCTGGACCTGCTGCTCCATCTCATCAAGGAGCATCGGGTCGACATCTTCGACATTCCGCTGGCGCTGATTACGGAGAAGTACCTCGAGCACCTGGAGCGGATGCGGGAGATCAACCTCGACATCGCCGGGGAGTTCCTGGTGATGGCCTCCACCCTGGCGCACCTCAAGAGCCGCATGCTGCTGCCCCGGCAGGACGTCGTCTCGGCGCAGGAGGGGGCGGAGGTGCTCGCGGTCGCCGAGGAGACCGAGGACCCGCGCGCGGAATTGGTGCGGCGCCTGCTGGAGTACCAGAAGTACAAGGACGCCGCTGAACAGCTCGCCACGCAGGACCTGCTCGGCCGCGACGTCTTCGCCCGCAACGTCCCGGTGGAGGCGGTGCCCATCCCCGAGGAGGAGGTGGGTCTCCAGGAGTTCAGCGTCCTCAAGCTGGTGGAGGCGCTCGACCGGGTGCTGGAGCGGTTGCAGCCCAAACTGCAGCACGAGGTGGTCCGGGAGCGCGTGACGCTGTCCGAGGCCATCCTCCGCGTAGTAGAGCGCCTGCGCCCGCATGGACAGGTTCTGTTCGAGAGCTTGTTCACGGAAGAGGAAACCCCGTCGCGACAGGAGGTGGTCATCACCTTCCTGGCCATCCTGGAGATGGTGAAGCGGCGGCTCATCCGGGTGGTGCAGGACGAGCCGCTGGGGCCCATCCTGCTGCTGCCCAACGGGGACGCGCTGGAGAAGCTGGCTCCCACGGAGGTCGACGACAGTGACTACCGGTAG